One Oryza glaberrima chromosome 10, OglaRS2, whole genome shotgun sequence DNA segment encodes these proteins:
- the LOC127752622 gene encoding carbon catabolite repressor protein 4 homolog 1-like codes for MLSVVRVHLPSEIPIVGCEITPYVLLRLPTGVVSTDDVPEAAPADGYFMRYRWYRIQSDRKVAICSVHPMEQATIQCLGCVKSKIPVAKSYHCSAKCFSDAWQHHRVLHERASSALNENGAEEEELFGRFGSTGSGVLSTTGSGSISNLGQSPGLNNGPVPLYPSGTDKNSGETWYEVGRTRTYTPTADDIGHVLRFECVSVDAEKKVPVGPPTSIMTSRVIPAPTPTPRRLIQVNGDVLSHLDLDSQTSFGTFSVLSYNILADAYATSDAYSYCPTWALSWTYRRQNLMREIIGYHADIICLQEVQLNHFEDFFSPELDKHGYQALYKKRTTEVYTGAPHAIDGCATFFRRDKFSHVKKYEVEFNKAAQSLTDAIIPSTQRRVALSRLIKDNVALIAVLEAKFGNHGTDNPGKRQLLCVANTHVNVHQDLKDVKLWEVQTLLKGLEKIAVSADIPMLVCGDFNSVPGSSPHGLLAMGKVDQLHPDLAIDPLGILRPASKLTHQLPLVSAYSSFARMVGVGYDLEHQRRRMDPATNEPLFTNCTRDFTGTVDYIFYTADSLSVESLLELLDEESLRKDTALPSPEWSSDHIALLAEFRCKPRIRR; via the exons ATGCTGAGCGTGGTGCGGGTGCACCTGCCCTCGGAGATCCCGATCGTGGGCTGCGAGATCACGCCCTACGTGCTGCTGCGGCTGCCCACCGGCGTCGTCTCCACCGACGATGTCCCGGAGGCCGCCCCCGCGGATGGCTACTTCATGCGGTACAGATG GTACCGTATACAAAGTGATCGAAAAGTCGCAATCTGCAGTGTACATCCAATGGAACAAGCAACAATTCAGTGCCTTGGTTGCGTCAAGTCAAAAATACCTGTTGCTAAGAGCTACCATTGTTCTGCTAAGTGCTTCTCTGATGCATGGCAGCACCATAGGGTCTTGCATGAGCGAGCTAGTAGTGCATTAAACGAAAATGGAGCTGAAGAAGAGGAGCTATTTGGCAGATTTGGTAGCACTGGTTCTGGGGTTCTTAGTACTACTGGTTCTGGATCGATATCAAATCTTGGACAGAGTCCTGGTTTGAATAATGGCCCCGTGCCTTTATATCCTTCAGGCACTGATAAGAACTCGGGTGAAACTTGGTATGAAGTGGGGCGCACACGGACATATACACCAACTGCTGATGATATTGGACATGTTCTAAGATTTGAATGCGTGTCTGTGGATGCTGAAAAAAAGGTACCTGTTGGACCTCCAACTTCAATTATGACATCCCGTGTGATTCCAGCACCAACTCCAACTCCACGTCGCCTTATCCAAGTGAATGGAGATGTTTTGAGTCACTTAGATTTGGACAGCCAAACATCTTTCGGGACATTCTCAGTGCTGTCCTACAATATTCTTGCTGATGCATATGCTACAAGTGACGCGTATAGCTACTGCCCAACATGGGCACTTTCTTGGACATACAGAAGACAGAACTTGATGCGTGAGATTATTGGTTATCATGCTGATATCATCTGTCTTCAGGAG GTACAACTGAACCActttgaagattttttttcacccgAGCTTGATAAACATGGATATCAGGCACTTTACAAGAAAAGGACAACAGAG GTATATACTGGAGCTCCTCATGCCATCGATGGCTGTGCCACCTTTTTCCGTAGAGACAAATTTTCACACGTTAAAAAATATGAG GTTGAGTTCAATAAGGCTGCACAATCATTGACAGACGCAATTATTCCCTCTACCCAAAGAAGAGTTGCTTTGAGTCGATTGATTAAG GATAATGTTGCACTGATTGCGGTTTTAGAAGCTAAATTCGGCAACCATGGAACTGACAATCCTGGCAAAAGGCAGCTTCTTTGTGTG GCAAATACACACGTAAATGTCCATCAAGACCTCAAAGATGTGAAGCTGTGGGAG GTTCAAACTCTCCTAAAAGGGTTGGAAAAAATAGCTGTTAGTGCGGACATTCCAATGTTGGTCTGTGGGGATTTCAATTCAGTCCCTGGGAG TTCTCCACATGGACTTCTTGCTATGGGCAAAGTTGATCAATTGCATCCAGATCTGGCCATAGATCCCCTTGGAATTTTACGCCCTGCGAGCAAGTTAACCCATCAGCTTCCTCTG GTGAGTGCATATTCTTCATTTGCAAGAATGGTCGGTGTCGGCTATGATTTGGAGCACCAGCGGAGGAGGATGGACCCTGCAACAAATGAACCACTTTTCACAAACTGCACACGAGATTTCACTGGAACGGTTGATTACATATTTTACACAG CGGATTCATTGTCAGTGGAGTCGTTGTTGGAACTTTTGGATGAGGAAAGTTTAAGAAAAGACACGGCCCTTCCTTCTCCTGAATGGTCTTCGGATCATATAGCACTCTTGGCAGAATTCCGGTGCAAGCCTAGAATCAGACGGTGA